From the Garra rufa chromosome 17, GarRuf1.0, whole genome shotgun sequence genome, one window contains:
- the smim12 gene encoding small integral membrane protein 12 gives MWPVFWTAMRTYAPYVTFPVAFVVGAVGYHLEWFIRGTPNTPGEERGIAELREDRKLEELTGQDSTKVLSLKDKLEFTPKAVLERNRPEKS, from the coding sequence ATGTGGCCAGTGTTTTGGACTGCCATGCGCACTTATGCGCCCTATGTGACCTTCCCGGTGGCCTTTGTGGTGGGAGCTGTTGGATACCACCTTGAGTGGTTTATCCGGGGCACTCCCAACACCCCAGGAGAAGAAAGGGGCATTGCAGAGCTACGGGAGGATAGGAAATTAGAAGAACTGACTGGTCAGGACAGCACAAAGGTCCTCAGCCTGAAGGACAAACTGGAATTTACGCCAAAGGCAGTGCTTGAAAGAAACCGACCGGAGAAGAGCTAA